One stretch of Excalfactoria chinensis isolate bCotChi1 chromosome 2, bCotChi1.hap2, whole genome shotgun sequence DNA includes these proteins:
- the LOC140247880 gene encoding uncharacterized protein: MSESIATMKSENVLFDLLEKHGARPSLSGVDWARQNWHNLQSVSDRICVLQHGARTRAGKGKSFICAVLGAALKAAVEFRDEKHSAETQTIQALQESVKVMQELVKTLQNQIVNLEEQLQREQHNSVLLQMAFKELLAYKNTSNAVVHNLPQEKTFPQKELQGMREGLDKLEDSPTQLRPLIKTEYAFDNGEDLDPKMNVKEIPFSVTELAKLKKDFSRSPKESETEYVWRVSLTGGDQIMLTEKEAEGYWGPGVFLTTANNRAPWSLTQRAAYWAGGLNPLERGDPLAITGTADQLAESVQKAACLQMMYDRKLQPHHESPMMMPVDPERMTPLIRGLPESLKPIGIQLQGKIQALPQRERTQAALEGTVTSNHLQSGYKVWTWGEVAQELINYERKYGPVISNTSKFDPRKVRLAAVSLAPGPPSPNLSETGRVSLPVRTGRRNIGHKRNRLWTLGWQKGVPRDLMNGLPTVRLEKLVNWWPEQKLRKLKES, encoded by the coding sequence atgagtgaaagtATTGCCactatgaaaagtgaaaatgtgctaTTTGACCTTTTAGAAAAGCACGGTGCTCGGCCCTCTTTATCAGGGGTGGATTGGGCACGTCAAAACTGGCATAACTTGCAGAGTGTTTCAGACcgcatttgtgttttacaacatgGGGCTCGTACCCGAGCCGGGAAAGGAAAATCGTTTATTTGTGCGGTACTCGgtgcagctttaaaagcagccgTGGAGTTCCGAGATGAAAAACATTcggcagaaacccaaaccatacAAGCATTACAGGAATCAGTTAAAGTAATGCAAGAAttggtaaaaactctgcagaatcAAATAGTGAACCTTGAGGAACAATTACAAAGAGAGCaacataattcagttttgttgcaaatGGCGTTTAAGGAACTATTAGCGTATAAGAATACTAGCAATGCTGTTGTCCATAATTTGCCtcaagaaaaaacttttcctcAGAAGGAACTACAAGGAATGAGGGAAGGGCTTGACAAATTAGAGGACTCGCCAACCCAATTGCGTCCTttgataaaaactgaatatgcatTTGATAATGGTGAGGACCTGGATcctaaaatgaatgttaaagaaattcccttctctgtcactgaattagcaaaactgaaaaaggattttagccGTTCTCCAAAAGAATCAGAAACGGAGTATGTATGGAGAGTCAGTCTAactggtggagaccaaataatgCTTAccgaaaaggaggctgagggttaTTGGGGgccaggagtatttttaactactgCCAACAACCGTGCTCCCTGGTCCCtaacacagagggctgcttACTGGGCTGGTGGTCTCAACCCTTTAGAAAGGGGAGACCCTCTTGCCATTACTGGAACAGCCGATCAATTAGCGGAAAGTGTCCAAAAGGCTGCCTGTTTGCAAATGATGTATGATAGAAAATTGCAGCCACATCATGAATCACCTATGATGATGCCTGTTGATCCTGAAAGGATGACTCCTTTAATTAGGGGGCTTCCAGAATCACTGAAACCTATAGGTATACAActacaaggaaaaatacaagcttTGCCTCAGAGAGAAAGAACCCAGGCAGCATTAGAAGGAACTGTAACCTCTAACCATCTGCAGTCAGGATATAAAGTatggacatggggggaggttgcccaggaattaattaattatgaaagaaaatatgggcCGGTGATTTCTAACACTAGTAAATTTGACCCAAGGAAAGTGAGGCTTGCAGCTGTCAGCCTTGCCCCTGGGCCACCTAGCCCAAACCTCAGTGAAACTGGAAGGGTCTCATTGCCAGTAAGAACAGGTAGGCGAAATATTGGTCATAAACGTAATCGTCTCTGGACACTTGGCTGGCAAAAGGGTGTTCCACGAGATTTGATGAATGGATTACCCACAGTCAGACTAGAGAAATTAGTTAACTGGTGGCCAGAACAAAAGCTCAGGAAGCTCaaggaaagctga